The following proteins are co-located in the Sporosarcina pasteurii genome:
- a CDS encoding shikimate kinase, with protein sequence MKRVYLVGYMGSGKSAIGKRLSFATKLPFYDMDTEIERKMGMSIPRIFELYGEAYFRELETEFLRNFRDEYCIIATGGGVAMRKENREIMRRTGLVFFLNAPFRDIWRRIATDKNRPIVQRSSKTELEKLYYDRKPYYLRAGHFKVETERRSLLDITTYIVFQMNRLRGDD encoded by the coding sequence GTGAAAAGGGTATATTTAGTTGGATATATGGGGTCTGGAAAAAGTGCAATTGGTAAAAGGTTAAGCTTTGCTACTAAATTACCGTTTTATGATATGGATACAGAAATTGAGCGAAAGATGGGTATGTCAATTCCGCGAATATTCGAACTATACGGAGAGGCGTATTTCCGAGAGTTGGAGACGGAGTTTTTAAGAAACTTTCGAGATGAATATTGTATTATAGCAACCGGTGGTGGCGTCGCAATGCGTAAAGAAAATCGGGAAATTATGAGGAGAACAGGTCTTGTGTTTTTCTTGAATGCTCCTTTTCGAGATATTTGGCGAAGAATCGCAACCGATAAAAATCGACCGATTGTACAACGGTCCTCTAAGACGGAACTTGAGAAATTATATTATGATCGTAAACCATATTATTTAAGAGCGGGTCATTTTAAAGTAGAGACTGAACGCCGATCGTTGCTTGACATAACAACATATATCGTCTTCCAAATGAATCGTTTGCGAGGCGATGACTAA
- the comGF gene encoding competence type IV pilus minor pilin ComGF has protein sequence MHRIRRLASQEGYTLLECILQVMIFALFAQLFLLFFYWKGPIERQYTEHSATAWEMFAADFQAELTHLHSFEVYHNGEGVRFRTDRGLIAIEQRNHVIRKSIDGLGHVPFLTHVSSAQFSLQHPTLVVNVTMQDGTRKERNFTIGDYSQ, from the coding sequence ATGCATCGAATTCGACGCTTAGCGAGTCAAGAAGGTTATACGCTTCTGGAATGTATTCTTCAAGTAATGATTTTCGCTTTGTTTGCACAATTGTTTCTATTGTTTTTTTATTGGAAAGGTCCAATTGAACGCCAGTATACAGAGCATTCCGCTACCGCTTGGGAAATGTTTGCTGCTGATTTTCAAGCTGAATTAACGCACCTTCATTCATTTGAGGTTTATCATAATGGCGAAGGGGTTCGTTTTCGGACGGATAGGGGACTAATTGCAATCGAACAAAGAAACCATGTCATTCGGAAATCCATTGACGGACTTGGACATGTTCCTTTTTTAACCCATGTTTCATCAGCCCAATTTTCTTTACAACATCCCACGCTAGTAGTCAATGTGACGATGCAAGATGGAACTCGAAAGGAGCGCAATTTTACAATTGGGGATTATTCACAATGA
- a CDS encoding type II secretion system protein, whose product MVGVKCQAQLYVKRTKTERGFTLIEMTFVLSIVILLTVMILPMGNKWFRMASEEDAIDSIIATIYSLQSYSMAYNEYTRLSFQSSGTQTMYVAAVPGKKELSRKLLPEGMHVSSSSALKTVEFHGNGNIVYSGVLTIVGKTGRTAITFQFQRGRMIISESEGILLARSNSHDHNTFHHIWNTFASRHTDDNHYAKKEIIYARC is encoded by the coding sequence ATGGTGGGAGTTAAATGTCAAGCACAACTATACGTAAAAAGAACGAAGACAGAAAGGGGATTTACATTAATTGAAATGACTTTTGTGTTATCCATAGTTATTTTGTTGACAGTAATGATTTTGCCGATGGGCAATAAATGGTTCCGAATGGCATCAGAAGAAGATGCAATCGATTCAATTATAGCGACGATTTACAGCTTGCAAAGTTACTCGATGGCATATAACGAATATACGCGATTAAGTTTCCAAAGTTCAGGAACGCAAACAATGTATGTGGCTGCCGTCCCTGGTAAAAAAGAGTTGTCAAGAAAATTATTACCTGAAGGGATGCACGTATCAAGTTCAAGTGCATTAAAAACCGTGGAATTTCATGGAAATGGCAATATTGTGTATTCCGGCGTGTTAACAATTGTAGGCAAAACTGGTAGAACGGCAATCACATTTCAATTTCAACGGGGAAGGATGATTATTAGTGAATCAGAAGGGATACTCTTGGCCAGAAGCAATTCTCACGATCACAATACTTTCCATCATATTTGGAACACTTTTGCCAGTCGCCACACAGATGACAATCACTATGCAAAAAAAGAAATTATCTATGCACGCTGCTGA
- the comGC gene encoding competence type IV pilus major pilin ComGC: MRKILNQRGFSLIEMMIVLLIISVLILIAIPNVTKHSQKIDEKGCDAYISMVQGQVEAYKMDTHQYPTDLAVLADTEYFEGIPECPDGTDLKITNGKVSKNGGS, translated from the coding sequence ATGAGAAAAATATTGAATCAAAGGGGTTTCTCTTTAATCGAGATGATGATTGTTTTATTAATTATTTCGGTATTGATCCTAATTGCGATTCCAAACGTTACGAAGCACTCGCAAAAAATTGATGAGAAAGGTTGCGACGCATATATATCTATGGTTCAAGGTCAAGTTGAGGCTTATAAAATGGACACACACCAATATCCAACCGATTTAGCAGTTTTAGCTGATACTGAGTATTTTGAGGGAATACCCGAGTGTCCAGATGGAACAGATTTAAAGATTACGAATGGAAAAGTAAGTAAAAATGGTGGGAGTTAA
- the comGB gene encoding competence type IV pilus assembly protein ComGB, which translates to MKNSHVVKQKIIPISDKPVFLARIAELLDEGYIFSDAINLILPHHTLAYEAVIGQIEEAFRKGLGVSAILGKFGFSDTLLLSVIIAEKNGQLAGVLLALSKQLDKVEEAKKRLRNLLAYPLTLFVFIAALLMGFRNFFLPNMEALSRSRQGDISTVSALLPKIVSLLPDMIFGMMMIMAASLMGALFYYRKQLPKNKIKFIQKIPIIRHWIFQWKSKQFARELGSLLESGVSIQDALDVLIQQNVDPVLGEIARNVKGYLIFGEPFHAAIALVDGLTKEFSSFAKHGEASGHLAKELLIYSAHLEESLHRKMSKGLALLQPVLFSLIAVCILAAYVALLLPIYNMLDTF; encoded by the coding sequence ATGAAAAATAGCCATGTTGTTAAACAGAAAATCATACCAATTTCAGATAAACCCGTTTTCTTAGCCCGAATTGCCGAGTTATTGGATGAAGGCTATATATTTTCGGATGCCATTAATTTGATACTACCGCATCATACATTGGCTTATGAAGCTGTCATTGGACAGATTGAAGAGGCTTTTAGAAAAGGGTTAGGGGTATCTGCAATTTTAGGGAAGTTTGGTTTTTCAGACACGCTATTATTATCGGTGATTATAGCCGAGAAGAATGGTCAATTAGCGGGGGTGTTACTAGCGCTTTCTAAACAACTGGATAAAGTTGAAGAAGCAAAAAAGAGACTAAGAAATCTACTAGCGTATCCCTTAACGCTATTTGTTTTTATAGCTGCACTGCTAATGGGTTTTCGTAATTTCTTTTTGCCGAATATGGAAGCGTTGTCACGTTCACGGCAAGGAGACATCTCTACAGTGAGCGCCTTGCTTCCTAAAATAGTATCCCTACTACCTGATATGATTTTCGGCATGATGATGATTATGGCTGCCTCACTAATGGGGGCATTATTTTATTATCGTAAACAATTACCCAAAAATAAAATAAAGTTCATCCAGAAGATTCCCATTATACGTCATTGGATTTTTCAGTGGAAATCTAAACAATTTGCGAGGGAACTAGGAAGCTTATTGGAGTCTGGCGTTTCAATACAAGATGCATTGGACGTACTGATCCAACAAAACGTAGATCCAGTATTGGGGGAAATTGCTAGAAATGTGAAAGGGTATTTGATATTTGGGGAACCGTTTCATGCAGCGATTGCATTAGTTGATGGATTAACCAAAGAATTTTCGTCGTTTGCAAAACATGGCGAAGCGAGTGGTCACTTAGCAAAGGAATTGCTCATTTATAGTGCACATCTAGAAGAATCCTTACATCGAAAAATGTCAAAAGGACTAGCGCTTCTTCAACCTGTGTTGTTTAGTCTGATAGCGGTTTGCATATTAGCTGCTTACGTTGCTTTGTTATTACCTATCTATAATATGTTAGATACATTTTGA
- the comGA gene encoding competence type IV pilus ATPase ComGA produces MAKNENVIERKCNNLLEQAVYENATDIHLIPSSKGYDVNFNRGSKLTKIGSLPPQLAERMISFYKFLSSLDISDKRKPQSGSFHKKMHEENFSFRVSTIPAIHYQESVVIRVQKHNRIVPIDQLCLEKEWADTLRTATAMPQGLILLSGPTGSGKTTTMYSLTSHCANNLNRHVITLEDPVENKHAHLLQIQVNESAGMTYSTGLKAILRHSPDVIMLGEIRDAETAKIAVSAALTGHLVFSTVHSKDPVGTIYRMLDFGVSLEELRQTMICISTQRLIVKNNGEMGAVFEMIANEAIEAVLDSIKKGERFTYSTENKMTLLLQKYSQSQSKYEK; encoded by the coding sequence ATGGCTAAAAATGAAAATGTGATTGAAAGAAAGTGCAACAATCTTCTTGAACAAGCTGTGTATGAAAATGCAACAGATATTCACCTGATCCCATCAAGTAAAGGATATGATGTAAATTTTAATCGTGGTTCAAAGTTAACGAAAATCGGCTCGCTACCTCCCCAACTAGCGGAACGAATGATTTCTTTTTATAAATTTCTTTCTTCTTTAGATATAAGCGATAAGCGTAAACCTCAAAGCGGTTCCTTTCACAAAAAGATGCATGAAGAAAATTTTTCTTTTAGAGTATCGACAATCCCTGCTATTCATTATCAAGAAAGTGTTGTAATTCGGGTACAAAAACATAATCGTATTGTACCTATCGATCAATTATGCCTAGAAAAAGAATGGGCGGACACGTTGCGTACAGCTACTGCTATGCCACAAGGGCTTATTTTACTCAGTGGCCCAACCGGTAGTGGAAAGACGACTACGATGTATTCTTTAACATCGCATTGTGCGAACAATTTAAATAGACATGTGATCACACTAGAAGACCCTGTAGAAAATAAACATGCACACTTACTGCAAATTCAAGTGAATGAAAGTGCTGGTATGACTTATTCTACGGGATTAAAGGCGATATTGAGACACTCGCCTGATGTAATTATGCTCGGTGAGATTAGAGATGCTGAGACAGCTAAAATTGCGGTAAGTGCTGCTTTGACAGGTCATTTAGTATTCTCCACCGTGCATTCAAAAGATCCGGTTGGAACGATTTATAGAATGTTAGACTTTGGTGTTTCATTGGAAGAGTTACGACAAACGATGATTTGCATTTCAACGCAGCGTCTAATCGTCAAGAACAATGGTGAAATGGGTGCGGTATTTGAAATGATTGCAAATGAAGCAATTGAAGCTGTATTAGATTCAATCAAGAAAGGAGAGCGATTCACGTATTCAACCGAGAATAAAATGACTCTACTCCTTCAGAAATATAGTCAATCGCAATCAAAATATGAAAAATAG
- a CDS encoding DUF2626 domain-containing protein, translating to MDNMFKLLGWWTGIFAVLFYAGDMIPASLLFVANTVFFLLLGYLNLTERMYMYMFGAYLMVFMVGFSYYATFIHVPGTGH from the coding sequence ATGGATAACATGTTCAAGCTATTAGGCTGGTGGACAGGTATATTTGCGGTTTTGTTCTATGCTGGTGATATGATACCTGCATCGCTTTTATTCGTTGCAAACACTGTTTTCTTTTTACTACTTGGCTATTTAAACCTAACGGAGCGTATGTACATGTACATGTTCGGAGCTTATTTGATGGTGTTTATGGTCGGCTTTAGTTATTATGCAACTTTTATTCACGTACCAGGGACCGGACATTAA
- a CDS encoding MBL fold metallo-hydrolase encodes MLKITNFPLGPVQTNCYIIQDEDSNCLIIDPGEEGKKIITHIEGANLKPIAILLTHGHFDHIGAVDAVRDHFEIPVYIHEIEQHTLTDPEQNGSTRYPGLPLVRNRAADHLMRDEGRMKVGPFTFEARFTPGHSPGSVSFVFLEDGFAVVGDTLFQGSIGRTDLPGGDTETLLSSIHDKLLTLGEDVVIYPGHGPSTTPAYEMNSNPFLNGF; translated from the coding sequence ATGTTAAAGATAACTAATTTTCCACTCGGTCCAGTTCAAACAAATTGCTACATTATTCAAGATGAGGATAGTAATTGTTTGATTATTGACCCAGGTGAAGAGGGCAAAAAAATAATTACACATATTGAGGGTGCAAATTTAAAACCGATAGCAATTTTATTAACACATGGTCATTTCGATCATATTGGCGCAGTTGATGCTGTACGGGACCATTTTGAGATTCCTGTTTATATCCATGAAATTGAGCAACATACGTTAACAGACCCAGAGCAAAATGGTTCTACTAGATATCCAGGACTTCCGCTTGTCCGAAACCGGGCTGCAGACCATTTAATGAGAGACGAAGGAAGGATGAAAGTAGGTCCTTTTACATTTGAAGCACGTTTTACTCCAGGCCATTCTCCGGGCAGCGTGTCATTTGTATTTCTAGAAGACGGTTTTGCAGTAGTAGGAGATACGTTATTTCAAGGAAGCATCGGAAGAACAGATTTACCAGGAGGCGATACTGAAACGCTGCTAAGTTCTATCCATGACAAGCTATTGACATTAGGTGAAGACGTTGTGATTTACCCAGGGCACGGCCCATCAACAACCCCAGCCTACGAAATGAACAGCAATCCTTTTTTAAACGGATTTTAA
- a CDS encoding DUF2759 domain-containing protein, with the protein MNLLMVIFGLVGIFAAIGTVQAFKERNILSIVFNFGACVVFGGFTIATIITQGYPPTL; encoded by the coding sequence ATGAACTTACTAATGGTCATTTTTGGTCTAGTTGGTATTTTTGCAGCAATTGGTACAGTACAAGCATTTAAAGAACGTAATATTTTGAGTATCGTTTTCAATTTTGGAGCTTGCGTTGTTTTCGGGGGCTTTACAATTGCGACGATAATTACTCAAGGTTACCCACCAACATTGTAA